TTCGGCTATTTGGGAGCGATCATTGCCGGGTTTCTGTTGACGGCGGTCCCGAATTGGACCGGGCGATTGCCGGTCACCGGATGGGCTCTGGGCGGACTTGTGGTGTTGTGGATTGCGGGCCGCTTGACGGTTTCCGTTTCGCAATTTCTCGATCCAATCGCGGTCGCCGCAGCCGACCTTGCAATGCTCCTCGTTCTGGCCGTGCTGCTCGGCCGGGAGATTGTCGTCGGAAAGAACTGGCGCAACCTGCCGGTGGTGGGTTTGCTCGTTGTATTCTGCCTCGCCAACGGACTGTTCCACTGGGAAGCTGCGACAGGCACCTTTGCTGCGCAGGGTTATGGGCTGCGTCTTGGATTAGGCGCTGCGGTGTTGATGATCGCTCTTATCGGAGGCCGCATCGTGCCTTCTTTCACGCGCAACTGGCTGGCGAAACGCGGGGAGGGACGACTGCCGGTCCCGCCGATGCAGGTCTTCGACAAGATCGCACTGGCTGGATTGTTGGCTGCCGTTTTGTGTTGGCTGGTAAAACCGGACGCACTGGTCACAGCCGTACTCCTCGCGATTGCCGGTGTGCTCCACCTTGTTAGGCTTATGCGCTGGGCTGGGGACCGGACAGGAGCGGAGCCGCTCGTCTTTGTCTTACACGCCGGCTATATCTTCATACCGCTCGGCGCCTTGGCTGGCGCAGCCGAAACGCTTGGCTATGGTTTCGTAGGAGCGGGGACGGCGCAACACCTCTGGATGGCAGGCGGGATCGGCCTCATGACCCTAGCCGTCATGACCCGCGCAACGCTTGGTCATACCGGGCGGGAGCTGACTGCAGGGGGAGGAACCGTCGCGCTGTATCTGGCGGTTGGCATAGCGGTCGCTGCACGGCTCATGGCGGGGATCTGGCCCGGTCACGCGCTGCTGCTTCATGGCGTTTCGGGGGCGGCATGGATCGCGGCCTTTGGCGGATTCGCGGGGCTTTACGGTCCTCTGCTCTTGCGGCCGCGCAAAACGGGTTGAGCGATCGCAGGGCCGACAGGAAGCACGCGCTTCTTCCCGGACATTATGACTGCCGGAGCCTGCTCTCAGCTCGTGCGAGCATTTCAAGGTCGTTGATATTGGTGAAGGGATCGATGCCTTGGTCCGGTGGCCAATCGATGCGTTTGACTCCGACGCTTTCCGCGAAACGCCAGATCGAACGCCCTCCCGCCGCAACGAAGGCATCCAATGCGGCGTGCTCGATCCTCCACAAAGCAGCCATTGGATGATCGCGCCCTTTACTCACTGGCATGCCGCAGGATTCCGAGCCAATTCCCCGCGCAAGTCGTTCCGCGAGATCGGATGGCAGGAACGGCAAATCGCATCCGATCAGCAGGACTTGGTCACGATTATGCACTTCAGCGAAACCGAAGGCACTCTTCAAGGCGCTGATCGGGCCAAGGCCTACCGCTGCATCTACCAGTATCGGAATTGAGGTGAGATCAAGCTGATCGGAATCGCGAACAGCAACAGCGATCAGATCAGAATGTTTGCTTGCCCAATGCAAGGCATGTTCAAGAAGAGATTTCCCGGCGAGCTTTTGAGCCGGTTTGCTGCCGCCCATGCGGCGACCTTCGCCACCGGCGGCGATCACTATCGTGGGCATTGTGTCAGTCACGGGTAAAGCAGGTAGCGCTCCCATCGATCATTGTCTTGTTTTTCGAATAACACGCGGTCGTGCACCCGGTATTCCCCTTGGGTCCAGAATTCAAAGCGACGCGGCAGTATTCGGAATCCTGACCAGAACGGCGGGCGGCCCGGATCCTTCAGGGCGAAGGAAGATGTGAATCGAGCGATACGAGCCAGAAGTTTTCCGCGGCTCTCAAGAGGAGCTGATTGCTTCGATGCCCATGCGCCGATCCTGCTGGCGAGCGGTCTTGAGGCGAAGTAGATGTCTGCTTCCTCATCGCTA
The Altererythrobacter ishigakiensis genome window above contains:
- a CDS encoding NnrS family protein, producing MVTARTMERHRAWQGPAVLSFGFRPFFLLGAIWAAAAMVLWIAMLSGRLALPTAFDPVSWHAHEFLFGYLGAIIAGFLLTAVPNWTGRLPVTGWALGGLVVLWIAGRLTVSVSQFLDPIAVAAADLAMLLVLAVLLGREIVVGKNWRNLPVVGLLVVFCLANGLFHWEAATGTFAAQGYGLRLGLGAAVLMIALIGGRIVPSFTRNWLAKRGEGRLPVPPMQVFDKIALAGLLAAVLCWLVKPDALVTAVLLAIAGVLHLVRLMRWAGDRTGAEPLVFVLHAGYIFIPLGALAGAAETLGYGFVGAGTAQHLWMAGGIGLMTLAVMTRATLGHTGRELTAGGGTVALYLAVGIAVAARLMAGIWPGHALLLHGVSGAAWIAAFGGFAGLYGPLLLRPRKTG
- the pdxH gene encoding pyridoxamine 5'-phosphate oxidase, which encodes MNGLSDDPHALFGSWYAEASRHPDIADASAVNLATTSKDGMPSNRMVLLKGHDASGFVIYTNLGSRKASELTANPHAALCFYWAPLGLQVRIEGSVQPVSDEEADIYFASRPLASRIGAWASKQSAPLESRGKLLARIARFTSSFALKDPGRPPFWSGFRILPRRFEFWTQGEYRVHDRVLFEKQDNDRWERYLLYP
- the mobA gene encoding molybdenum cofactor guanylyltransferase, which translates into the protein MTDTMPTIVIAAGGEGRRMGGSKPAQKLAGKSLLEHALHWASKHSDLIAVAVRDSDQLDLTSIPILVDAAVGLGPISALKSAFGFAEVHNRDQVLLIGCDLPFLPSDLAERLARGIGSESCGMPVSKGRDHPMAALWRIEHAALDAFVAAGGRSIWRFAESVGVKRIDWPPDQGIDPFTNINDLEMLARAESRLRQS